One region of Acropora muricata isolate sample 2 chromosome 13, ASM3666990v1, whole genome shotgun sequence genomic DNA includes:
- the LOC136895487 gene encoding tetratricopeptide repeat protein 28-like isoform X1, which produces MEVGDRAGEEKAHQNLAYAFQSLGDFRKAIKYHEKHLEIAIEVGHRVGEGSAYGNLGNAYRSLGEFRKAIEYHEKHLEIAIEVGHRVGEGNACGGLGNAYKSLGDFRKAIKYHEKHLEIAKEVSDRVGEGSAYGNLGTAYRSLGDFRKAIEYHEKHLEIATEVGHRVGEGTAYGNLGNAYQSSADFQKAIQYHEKCLEIAKEVSDRVGEGSTYGNLGNTYQSLGDFRKAIEYHEKHLEIATEVGHRVGEGSAYGNLGNAYQSLADFRKAIEYHEKDLEIAIEVGHRVGEGNAYGSLGIAYQSLGDFRKAIEYHEKDLEIAIEVGHRVGEGNAYGSLGNAYQSLGDFRKAIEYHEKDLEIAIEVGHRVGEGSAYGNLGNAYQSLGDFRKAIEYHEKHLEIAKEVSDRVGEGSAYGNLGNAYQSLSDFRKAIEYHEKHSEIAIEVGHPVGEGNAYGNLGNAYLSLGDFRKAIEYHEKDLEIAKEVCDRVGEGSTYGNLGNAYQSLGDFRKAIEYHEKHLEIAIEVGHRVGEGSAYGNLGIAYQSLGDFRKAIEYHEKDLEIAKEVSDRVGEGSTYGNLGNTYQSLGDFRKAIEYHEKHLEIAKEVSDRVGEGGAYGSLGNAYQSLGDFRKAIEYHEKRLEIGIEVGHRVGEGNAYGNLGNAYQSLGDFRKAIEYHEKYLEIAIEVGNRAGEGISHYNIGRGYFSLGQVEIALDKFVSAVEAFNTVRSFLKSEDDWKIYFRELHDKSYCAMWRSLLRIGKIDEALLAADEGRAQTLSDNLWIQYKLALRSSDVTFDSKERISRFLTELSIPIIFLATEGLAINIWFLNRGKEIAFRKQRLEASITGKHPIRVLLEAILEKIRPGNTAETCEDRTFGGELYNEFPSSGEECGEEVGNPSFLKLNNAFKPFYDAVIGPIEDLLGPEDDELVIVSDGALCFIPWTAVIESIRIRIVPSLKSYQLISSVPKGYHKKTGTLLVGNPCTKQLKKPLEPLPCAQKEVEMIAAILNNTTLVGKQATKAEVMKRMSSVGLIHIAAHGDVVTGQIALSPNPGWTQFPKEEDYILKMSDVLAANLRARLVVLSCCHSGRGRM; this is translated from the coding sequence atGGAAGTCGGTGATCGTGCAGGAGAAGAAAAAGCACACCAAAATCTCGCTTATGCTTTccagtcacttggtgacttccgaaaagccattaagtatcatgagaaacatttagaaatagcaatagaagtcggtcatcgggtcggagaaggaagcgcctatggaaatctcggtaatgcttaccggtcactgggtgagttccgaaaagccattgagtatcatgagaaacatttagaaatagcaatagaagtcggtcatcgggtcggagaaggaaacgcctgtggaggtctcggtaatgcttacaagtcattgggtgacttccgaaaagccattaagtatcatgagaaacatttagaaattgcaaaagaagtcagtgatcgggtcggagaaggaagcgcctatggaaatctcggtactgcttaccggtcattgggtgacttccgaaaagccattgagtatcatgagaaacatttagaaatagcAACAGAAGTTggtcatcgggtcggagaaggaaccgcctatggaaatctcggtaatgcttaccagtcatcggctgacttccaaaaagccattcagtatcatGAGAAATGtttagaaattgcaaaagaagtcagtgatcgggtcggagaggGAAgcacctatggaaatctcggtaatacttaccagtcattgggtgacttccgaaaagccattgagtatcatgagaaacatttagaaattgcaacagaagttggtcatcgggtcggagaaggaagcgcctatggaaatctcggtaatgcttaccagtcattggctgacttccgaaaagccattgagtatcatgagaaagatttagaaatagcaatagaagtcggtcatcgggtcggagaaggaaacgcctatggaagtctcggtattgcttaccagtcattgggtgacttccgaaaagccattgagtatcatgagaaagatttagaaatagcaatagaagtcggtcatcgggtcggagaaggaaacgcctatggaagtctcggtaatgcttaccagtcattgggtgacttccgaaaagccattgagtatcatgagaaagatttagaaatagcaatagaagtcggtcatcgggtcggagaaggaagcgcctatggaaatctcggtaatgcttaccagtcattgggtgacttccgaaaagccattgagtaccatgagaaacatttagaaatagcaaaagaagtcagtgatcgggtcggagagggaagcgcctatggaaatctcggtaatgcttaccagtcattgagtgacttccgaaaagccattgagtatcatgagaaacattcagaaatagcaatagaagtcggtcatccggtcggagaaggaaacgcctatggaaatctcggtaatgcttacctgtcattgggtgacttccggaaagccattgagtatcatgagaaagatttagaaattgcaaaagaagtctgtgatcgggtcggagaaggaagcacctatggaaatctcggtaatgcttaccagtcattgggtgacttccgaaaagccattgagtatcatgagaaacatttagaaattgcaatagaagtcggtcatcgggtcggagaaggaagcgcctatggaaatctcggtattgcttaccagtcattgggtgacttccgaaaagccattgagtatcatgagaaagatttagaaattgcaaaagaagtcagtgatcgggtcggagaaggaagcacctatggaaatctcggtaatacttaccagtcattgggtgacttccgaaaagccattgagtatcatgagaaacatttagaaattgcaaaagaagtcagtgatcgggtcggagagggaggcgcctatggaagtctcggtaatgcttaccagtcattgggtgacttccgaaaagccattgagtatcatgagaaacgtTTAGAAATAGGaatagaagtcggtcatcgggtcggagaaggaaacgcctatggaaatctcggtaatgcttaccagtcattgggtgacttccgaaaagccattgagtatcatgagaaatatttagaaattgcaatagaagtagGTAATCGGGCAGGAGAGGGGATATCTCACTACAATATTGGTCGTGGATACTTTTCTCTTGGACAAGTTGAAATCGCCTTGGATAAGTTCGTTTCCGCTGTGGAAGCCTTTAATACTGTGCGATCTTTCCTGAAGTCTgaagatgattggaaaatatACTTTCGTGAACTTCACGACAAGTCGTACTGTGCCATGTGGAGGTCTTTGCTGAGAATTGGAAAGATCGATGAAGCTTTGTTGGCTGCTGAcgaaggacgagcgcagacatTGTCTGACAATTTGTGGATTCAATATAAACTTGCACTGCGCTCATCAGATGTCACATTTGACTCCAAAGAGAGAATATCTCGGTTCTTAACAGAGCTTTCTATCCcaattatttttttagcaactGAAGGACTTGCGATCAACATCTGGTTCCTGAACAGGGGAAAGGAGATTGCATTTCGAAAACAGAGGCTAGAGGCTAGTATCACAGGCAAACATCCCATACGCGTCTTACTAGaagcaattttagaaaaaatcaGACCTGGTAATACGGCAGAAacatgtgaagatcgcacatttggaGGCGAACTCTACAATGAATTCCCGTCTAGCGGAGAAGAGTGTGGTGAAGAAGTTGGAAACCCATCAtttctcaaattaaacaatgcttttaagccattttatgatgcagtgaTTGGACCAATTGAGGACTTGCTTGGACCTGAAGACGACGAGTTGGTGATTGTttctgatggtgcgctgtgctttatcCCATGGACCGCAGTAATTGAATCGATCAGGATTCGCATTGTCCCGTCTCTTaaaagttatcaattgatctcaagtgtGCCCAAAGGCTATCACAAAAAGACAGGgacgcttttggtcggaaatccgtgcacAAAGCAGTTGAAGAAGCCTTTGGAGcccttaccatgtgctcaaaaggaagtagaaatgattgcagcaaTTCTTAACAATACAACTCTAGTCGGgaaacaggcaacaaaagctgaagtgatgaaacggatgtcgtcagttggtttaattcatattgctgcccacggagaTGTGGTCACTGGGCAAATTgccttgtctccaaaccctggatggacccAATTCCCGAAAGAAGAAgattatattttgaaaatgtccgatgtactagcggccaatcttcgagctcgtcttgtggtgttaagctgttgtcacagtggacgaggcagaatgtga
- the LOC136895486 gene encoding tetratricopeptide repeat protein 28-like → MEVGDRAGEEKAYQNLSYAFQLLGDFRKAIKYHEKHLEIAIEAGHRVGEGGAYGSLGNAYRSLGDFRKAIEYHEKHLEIAIEVGDRVGEGSAYGSLGNAYDSLGDFRKAIEYHEKHLEIAIEVGDRVGEGNAYGNLGNAYQSLGDFRKAIEYREKHLEIAIEVGHRVGEGSAYGNLGIAYQSLGDVRKAIEYHEKCLEIAIEVGDRVGEGNAYGNLGNAYQSLGDFRKAIEYHGKDLEIAKEVGDRVGEGGAYGNLGNAYQSLGDFRKAIKYHEKHLEIAIKVGDRVGEGTAYGNFGNAYDSLSDFRKAIEYHEKHLEIAIEAGHRVGEGGAYGSLGNAYRSLGDFRKAIEYHEKHLEIVIEVGDRVGEGSAFGNLGNAYDSLGDFRKAIEYHEKHLEIAIEVDHPVGEGSAYGNLGNAYQSLGDVRKAIEYHEKHLEIAIEIGHRVGEGSAYGNLGNAYQSLGDFRKAIDYHEKDLEIAKEVGDRVGEGGAYGNLGNAYQSLGDFRKAIEYHEKHLEIAKEVGDRVGEGSAYGNLGNAYQSLGDFRKAIKYHEKHLEIAIEVGDRVGEGTAYGNFGNAYDLLSDFRKAIEYYEKDLEIAIEVGHRVGEGSAYGYLGNAYQSLGDFRKAIDYHEKHLEIAKEVSDRVGEGIAYGNLGIAYQSLGDFRKVIEYHEKQLEIAIEVGDRVGEGKAYGNLGNAYRSLGDFRKAIEYHEKHLEIAIEVGDRVGEGRAYGSLGNAYQSLGDFRKAIEYHEKHLEIAIEVGNREGEGISHHNIGNVYFSLGQFEIALDKFVSSVEAFNTLRSLLKSEDEWKINFRELHDKSYCAMWRSLLRIGKIDEALFAADEGRAQTLSDNLRIQYKLALPSSDVTDDSKERISRFLTELSIPIIFLATEGLAINIWFLRRRKEIAFRKQRLEASITGKDPIRVLLEGILEKIRPDDLAEGCEDRTFGRELDNEVPSSGEVGGEEVGNLPLPASNNAFKPFYDAVIGPIEDLLGPEEDELLIVSDGALCFIPWAAVIESIRIRIVPSLKSYQLISSAPKGYHKKTGALLVGNPCTKQLKKPLEPLPCAQKEVEMIAAILNTRPLIRKQATKAEVMKRMSSVGLIHIAAHGKGVNGQIALSPNPGWTQFPKEEDYILKMSDVQAANLRARLVVLSCCHSGRGRILKGEGVVGIARAFLAAGARSVLVALWAIDDEATMEFMKRFYQHLKEGKTASAAVHQSMKSLRESEEFSEMWDWAPFQLIGDDVKIEFDAKDDVSE, encoded by the coding sequence ATGGAAGTCGGTGATCGTGCAGGAGAAGAAAAAGCATACCAAAATCTCTCTTATGCTTTCCAGTTACttggtgacttccgaaaagccattaagtatcatgagaaacatttagaaatagcaatagaagccggtcatcgggtcggagaaggaggcgcctatggaagtctcggtaatgcttaccggtcactgggtgacttccgaaaagccattgagtatcatgagaaacatttagaaattgcaatagaagtcggtgatcgggtcggagaaggaagcgcctatggaagtctcggtaatgcttacgactcattgggtgacttccgaaaagccattgagtatcatgagaaacatttagaaatagcaatagaagtcggtgatcgggtcggagaaggaaacgcctatggaaatctcggtaatgcttaccagtcattgggtgacttccgaaaagccattgagtatcgtgagaaacatttagaaatagcaatagaagtcggtcatcgagtcggagaaggaagcgcctatggaaatctcggtattgcttaccagtcattgggtgacgtccgaaaagccattgagtatcatgagaaatgtttagaaatagcaatagaagtcggtgatcgggtcggagaaggaaacgcctatggaaatctcggtaatgcttaccagtcattgggtgacttccgaaaagccattgagtatcatgggaaagatttagaaattgcaaaagaagtcggtgatcgggtcggagaaggaggcgcctatggaaatctcggtaatgcttaccagtcattgggtgacttccgaaaagccattaagtatcatgagaaacatttagaaatagcaataaaagtcggtgatcgggtcggagaaggaaccGCCTATGGAAATtttggtaatgcttacgactcattaagtgacttccgaaaagccattgagtatcatgagaaacatttagaaatagcaatagaagccggtcatcgggtcggagaaggaggcgcctatggaagtctcggtaatgcttaccggtcactgggtgacttccgaaaagccattgagtatcatgagaaacatttagaaatagtaatagaagtcggtgatcgggtcggagaaggaagcgcctttggaaatctcggtaatgcttacgactcattgggtgacttccgaaaagccattgagtatcatgagaaacatttagaaatagcaatagaagtcgATCACCCggtcggagaaggaagcgcctatggaaatctcggtaatgcttaccagtcattgggtgacgtccgaaaagccattgagtatcatgagaaacatttagaaatagcaatagaaatcggtcatcgagtcggagaaggaagcgcctatggaaatctcggtaatgcttaccagtcattgggtgacttccgaaaagccattgactatcatgagaaagatttagaaattgcaaaagaagtcggtgatcgggtcggagaaggaggcgcctatggaaatctcggtaatgcttaccagtcattgggtgacttccgaaaagccattgagtatcatgagaaacatttagaaattgcaaaagaagtcggtgatcgggtcggagaaggaagcgcctatggaaatctcggtaatgcttaccagtcattgggtgacttccgaaaagccattaagtatcatgagaaacatttggaaatagcaatagaagtcggtgatcgggtcggagaaggaaccGCCTATGGAAATtttggtaatgcttacgacttattaagtgacttccgaaaagccattgagtattatgagaaagatttagaaatagcaatagaagtcggtcatcgggtcggagaaggaagcgcctatggatatctcggtaatgcttaccagtcattgggtgacttccgaaaagccattgactatcatgagaaacatttagaaattgcgAAAGAGGTcagtgatcgggtcggagaaggaatcgcctatggaaatctcggtattgcttaccagtcattgggtgacttccgaaaagtcatcgagtatcatgagaaacaattagaaatagcaatagaagtcggtgatcgggtcggagaaggaaaagcctatggaaatctcggtaatgcttaccggtcactgggtgacttccgaaaagccattgagtatcatgagaaacatttggaaatagcaatagaagtcggtgatcgggtcggagaaggaagagcctatggaagtctcggtaatgcttaccagtcattgggtgacttccgaaaagccattgagtatcatgaaaaacatttagaaattgcaatagaagtagGTAATCGGGAAGGAGAGGGGATATCTCACCACAATATAGGTAATGTATACTTTTCTCTTGGACAATTTGAAATCGCCTTGGATAAGTTCGTTTCCTCTGTGGAAGCCTTTAATACTTTGAGATCTTTGCTGAAGTCTGAAGATgaatggaaaataaactttcgtgaaCTTCACGACAAGTCGTACTGTGCCATGTGGAGGTCGTTGCTGAGAATTGGAAAGATCGATGAAGCTTTGTTTGCTGCTGAcgaaggacgagcgcagacatTGTCTGACAATTTGCGGATTCAATATAAACTTGCACTGCCCTCATCAGATGTCACAGATGACTCCAAAGAGAGAATATCTCGGTTCTTAACAGAGCTTTCTATCCCAATTATTTTCTTAGCAACTGAAGGACTTGCGATCAACATCTGGTTCCTAAGAAGGAGAAAGGAGATTGCATTTCGAAAACAGAGGCTAGAGGCTAGTATCACAGGCAAAGATCCCATACGCGTCTTACTAGAAGGAATTTTAGAAAAAATCAGACCTGATGATTTGGCAGAaggatgtgaagatcgcacgtTTGGCCGCGAACTCGACAATGAAGTCCCGTCTAGCGGAGAAGTGGGTGGTGAAGAGGTTGGAAACCTACCATTGCCCGCTTCAAACAATgcttttaagccattttatgacGCAGTTATTGGACCAATTGAGGATTTGCTTGGACCTGAAGAGGACGAGTTGTTGATTGTttctgatggtgcgctgtgctttatcCCTTGGGCCGCAGtaattgaatcgattaggattcgcattgTCCCCTCTCTTAAAAGTTATCAATTAATCTCAAGTGCGCCCAAAGgctatcacaagaagacaggggcgcttttggtcggaaatccgtgcacAAAGCAGTTGAAGAAGCCTTTAGAGcccttaccatgtgctcaaaaggaagtagaaatgattgcagctATTCTTAACACTAGACCTCTAATCAGgaaacaggcaacaaaagctgaagtgatgaaacggatgtcgtcagttggtttaattcatattgctgcccacggaaaagGGGTCAATGGGCAAATTgccttgtctccaaaccctggatggacccAATTCCCGAAAGAAGAAgattatattttgaaaatgtccgatgtacaagcagccaatcttcgagctcgtcttgtggtgttaagctgttgtcacagtggacgaggcagaatcttgaagggtgagggtgtggtcggtatcgcacgtgccttcttggcagctggtgctcgttctgtgttggtggccctgtgggcaatagatgacgaagctaccatggagtttatgaaacgtttctaccaacacctgaaagaaggaaaaaccgccagtgctgctgttcaccaatcgatgaaatcccttcgtgaatctgaggagttttctgagatgTGGGACTGGGCTCCATTTCAACTTattggagatgacgtcaagattgaattcgacgCGAAAGATGACGTCAGTGAATga